In Rhodospirillum rubrum ATCC 11170, a genomic segment contains:
- a CDS encoding phage tail protein → MADSFIGEIRIFGFNYAPVDWAFCAGQTVAIAQNQALAVVLGQAFGGDGRTTFGLPNLQGSVPIGAGSGPGLTPRPYAQQAGTDRVSLTLAQTPPHNHSITVASASGTLRTAGPNATAPLSFCSFVATKATPPKPQTTFTQTAPDGTLAPGALAPFVGGGDAHENRQPYLVLNYCISLAGTWPSKPD, encoded by the coding sequence GCTGATTCGTTTATCGGGGAAATCCGCATCTTCGGCTTCAACTATGCCCCCGTCGATTGGGCCTTTTGCGCGGGGCAGACCGTCGCCATCGCCCAGAACCAAGCCCTAGCCGTCGTCCTTGGCCAAGCCTTCGGCGGCGACGGACGGACCACCTTCGGCCTGCCCAATCTGCAAGGCAGCGTGCCGATCGGCGCTGGAAGCGGACCGGGGCTTACGCCGCGCCCCTATGCCCAGCAGGCCGGGACCGATCGCGTATCCCTGACGCTGGCGCAGACGCCGCCCCATAACCATAGCATCACCGTCGCCTCGGCAAGCGGCACCCTGCGCACCGCCGGGCCCAATGCCACCGCGCCGCTATCGTTTTGCAGCTTCGTCGCGACGAAGGCGACGCCCCCCAAGCCCCAGACCACCTTCACCCAGACAGCCCCGGACGGCACCCTGGCCCCGGGGGCCTTGGCGCCCTTCGTCGGCGGCGGGGACGCCCATGAAAACCGCCAACCCTATCTGGTGCTGAATTACTGCATCAGCCTGGCGGGAACTTGGCCGAGCAAGCCGGATTAG